A window from Verrucomicrobiota bacterium encodes these proteins:
- a CDS encoding DUF1080 domain-containing protein — protein sequence MKPNLSPRIALAVLFLATATQAAAAADGFRLEPGYLSLFNGKDLTGWGYRTNNFDGKTASSDGRYTAKDGILTVNAREPRLFQVIWTTREFPKNFNLKLEFRAAVNADSGIFIRKPQLQCRDYLVAGPYKALQKYKPQDWNEIEVTVKDGVAHCTCNGEVLEAALKVPETGPIGLEGDRGQMEYRRIRLKELP from the coding sequence ATGAAGCCGAATCTTTCTCCACGCATTGCTCTCGCCGTGCTCTTCCTTGCCACCGCCACTCAAGCCGCAGCCGCAGCCGATGGTTTCAGGCTCGAACCTGGCTACCTCAGCCTGTTCAACGGCAAGGATCTGACCGGCTGGGGCTACCGGACGAACAACTTCGACGGCAAGACGGCCAGCAGCGACGGGCGCTACACGGCCAAGGACGGCATTCTTACCGTCAACGCCCGGGAGCCTCGCTTGTTTCAGGTGATCTGGACGACGCGCGAGTTCCCGAAGAATTTCAACTTGAAGCTCGAATTCCGCGCCGCCGTGAACGCCGACAGCGGCATCTTCATTCGCAAACCGCAACTGCAATGCCGCGATTACCTCGTCGCCGGCCCGTACAAAGCGCTCCAGAAGTACAAACCGCAAGACTGGAATGAAATTGAAGTGACTGTGAAGGACGGCGTCGCGCATTGCACGTGCAACGGCGAAGTGCTCGAAGCCGCGCTGAAAGTCCCGGAGACCGGCCCCATCGGCCTGGAAGGGGATCGCGGGCAAATGGAATACCGCCGCATTCGGCTGAAGGAATTGCCGTGA
- a CDS encoding glutaredoxin family protein has product MATVTFYTKPNCPLCDKALEQIERARGQCAFDLVEINILSDLEIYERYKHAIPVVAVEGVEVFRYRLSSDDFVARLKAATKPSSF; this is encoded by the coding sequence ATGGCCACGGTGACGTTTTACACCAAACCGAATTGTCCGCTGTGCGACAAGGCGCTGGAACAAATCGAGCGCGCCCGTGGCCAATGCGCGTTCGATCTGGTCGAAATCAACATTCTCAGCGACCTGGAAATCTACGAGCGGTACAAGCACGCCATTCCGGTGGTGGCCGTGGAAGGCGTGGAGGTCTTCCGTTACCGCCTGTCCAGCGACGATTTCGTCGCCCGCTTGAAAGCCGCGACCAAGCCATCCTCATTCTAA